A single window of Nocardia sp. NBC_01327 DNA harbors:
- the recA gene encoding recombinase RecA, producing the protein MAPQAFDRDKALELALAQIEKGFGKGAVMRLGDETRQPIAVIPTGSIALDVALGIGGLPRGRIVEVYGPESSGKTTVALHAVANAQAQGGVAAFIDAEHALDPDYAKKLGVDTDALLVSQPDTGEQALEIADMLVRSGAIDIIVIDSVAALVPRAEIEGEMGDSHVGLQARLMSQALRKMTGALNNSGTTAIFINQLREKIGVMFGSPETTTGGKALKFYATIRLDVRRIETLKDGTDAVGNRTRVKVVKNKVAPPFKQAEFDILYGHGISKEGSLIDMGVEHGFVRKSGSWYTYEGDQLGQGKENARKFLLENTDVRDEIEKKIKEKLGIGAVVTADATEAAADF; encoded by the coding sequence ATGGCACCACAGGCATTCGATCGCGACAAGGCACTCGAGTTGGCATTGGCGCAGATTGAGAAGGGCTTCGGCAAGGGCGCCGTCATGCGCCTGGGCGATGAGACCCGCCAGCCCATCGCCGTGATTCCGACGGGATCCATTGCGCTGGATGTCGCGCTCGGCATCGGCGGTCTGCCGCGCGGCCGCATTGTCGAGGTCTACGGTCCGGAATCCTCCGGTAAGACCACCGTCGCCCTGCACGCGGTGGCGAACGCGCAGGCGCAGGGCGGTGTGGCGGCGTTCATCGACGCCGAGCACGCGCTCGATCCCGACTACGCCAAGAAGCTCGGCGTCGATACCGACGCACTGCTGGTCTCCCAGCCCGACACCGGTGAGCAGGCGCTGGAAATCGCCGACATGCTGGTCCGCTCCGGCGCCATCGACATCATCGTCATCGACTCGGTCGCCGCCCTGGTGCCGCGCGCCGAGATCGAGGGCGAAATGGGTGACAGCCACGTCGGTCTGCAGGCCCGCCTCATGAGCCAGGCCCTGCGCAAGATGACGGGCGCCCTGAACAATTCGGGCACCACCGCCATCTTCATCAACCAGCTGCGCGAGAAGATCGGCGTCATGTTCGGCTCGCCCGAGACCACCACCGGTGGTAAGGCGCTGAAGTTCTACGCCACCATCCGCCTGGACGTCCGCCGCATCGAGACCCTCAAGGACGGCACCGACGCGGTCGGTAACCGCACCCGCGTGAAGGTCGTCAAGAACAAGGTGGCCCCGCCGTTCAAGCAGGCCGAGTTCGACATCCTCTACGGCCACGGCATCTCCAAGGAGGGCTCGCTCATCGATATGGGTGTCGAGCACGGCTTCGTCCGCAAGTCCGGCTCCTGGTACACCTACGAGGGCGATCAGCTCGGCCAGGGCAAGGAGAACGCCCGTAAGTTCCTGCTCGAGAACACCGATGTGCGGGACGAGATCGAGAAGAAGATCAAGGAGAAGCTCGGCATCGGCGCAGTCGTCACCGCCGACGCCACCGAGGCCGCGGCCGACTTCTAG